The sequence below is a genomic window from Bernardetia sp..
GATTAATTTTGATAAACTTTCCTAAGCTATCTATCAAAATATATACAGGTTCAAAAAGCGAATGATTTATAATTTGAGAAACTGTTTTTGCTCCTGCAAAGGAAATTTCACGTTCACGAGAAACTCCACCAAAGAAAATACCTATTTTTATCATGAGTAGTAAGTTATTACGATAATGAAAAATTTTACTTCTTGAATCAGCAAAGCAAATATAAATCAATTACCACTTTATTCTACTAGGTTCTGAAAATTATTTTTTCTCTTCTTCGTCTTTCTCTTGATTCTGTTCTCTTTCTGCTTCTAGCTCTGCAATTACTTTTCTGAGTTCAATTTCTTTTGCTTCAGCTTCCTCTAGCATTTTACCTATGAGTCTTTCCTTTCGCTCCATTTCCTCTTGCGTGGCTTGCAGCTCTTCTAAATTTTGTCTCATTTCTTCTTCTTGTGCCGAAACAGCTTCTCTTTGCATTTGAGCTTCTTCCAAAAGTTTACGTGTACGTGTCGTATTCAAGACTGAAATAATAGAAGAGGTAATATTTTCACAGACTTTCTCTACAAATTCTATTTCATAATTTTCTAGTTTTTTGAAAGCTGCAAGTTCCAAAATTCCAATATTTTCTTCTGAGAGCTTCAAAGGAACAAAGAGCAATGAAACAGGTTTTGCTTTTCCTAAAGCCGAGCTGATATGCAAATAATCGTTGGGAAGGTTCTCTAAGTACAGCGTTCTGTTTTCTTGATAGGTTTCTCCGATAAGTCCTTCGCCTACTCGTATAGTGTTTTTTCTGTTTTTAAGCGAATCATAAGCAAACCACGCCTTGAGTTCTAGTTCTTTTTCAGAATGAATATCTTGAGTAATGAGATACAAATTAGCTTGTGCCACACCAAGATATTTGACCAATTCGCTTACAAAAACTTGTGTGAGTTCGTCTATGTTTTCATCAAAATCTCTTAGTATTTTGGCAAAATGTGCCTCTCCTGTGATTGCCCAATTGAGTTGGTCGTCTTTTTCTGCAATCATTTTCAAACTATCACGCATATTGATAAATGCCTGTCCTACTTCTCCATTTTCATTAAAAGGAATTTCTTTTGTATCAAACCTTTCTGCTCCCACGTCTTTAGCAAAAACTTTCAAACGTTCCATATCTTGCGCCAAATGATTTAGTGCCGTCTCAATAGGTGTAACCTCATCATTATCATCTACTTTTATTTTGTTTGATAAATTGCCTTTTGCAATCTGACGAAGTGAGTTTTTGATAACATGAAGACGCAGCAGCAACTTATGATTAATAGAATAGGCAAGCCAAATACAAATAATAGTCAGAATAATCATCCAACCAGGCAAAACAATTACCCAAAGGTTTTGTGTGTGAAAATGAATAGCAGCTTTTGCCCTGTCAATTTCTTCATTCTGAATATTGATAATGAGTTCTAAAACGGCACGTACATCGTCTGTTAAGAGTTCTAGCTGGTCGACTTGGCGCACTCGCTCGGCTTTCGAATCTTCTTTGAGGTCAGCATTTCTAGCAAAATATTTTTGTTCTACGTTATTTTGTTCTTTTCTCAAACGGTTTGCCTTTGTCCGAACATCATAAACTAGCGAAATAACAGCTTCGTTGCGCCACTGGTCAGTATAATTACTAAGTGCAGCCAAAGCTACCTCACAGTCTTTCCAAACAGTTTCTCTTTCGTTTCTATATTCTTCTTCGCTTGTGGCAAGATAAATGGCTGTCAGACTGGTACTACTACTGATACAGTCTTCAATTACTTTCGAATAATACTGTGTTGGGGCAGTATTGTCTATGATATGATTGTATTGAGAGATAACTTGACTATTGATATACCACCACGTTCCGACAAGTGTCAGTGTTGCCAAAACACCCATCAGCGTAATGCCCATCGTGATTTTACCACGAAAATTTTGTGGCGACAAGTAAAGTAAAATAAGATTTCGTTTTTTCATTAAAAAAAACCTTTTGTATTGTGTCTAAACTTTAGACTATGTTGCTGTTGTTCTTTTTTAAAAAATTAAGGTAAGATACTTTTTTTTATTGAATTTTGAAGGGAATTTTTTAAATTTCTCTTTAGGTATAGTTATTTGTAATTTATTCAATAGTAATAATGATTTTAGCAGAAGACCCAATTTTTGAAACATTACAAGGCTGTTATGGTGAATATAATCCTATTCCAAATCTAAAAAAATTAGAAGAGAATAGTGATAATGAGAAGGTTCG
It includes:
- a CDS encoding GAF domain-containing protein, with amino-acid sequence MKKRNLILLYLSPQNFRGKITMGITLMGVLATLTLVGTWWYINSQVISQYNHIIDNTAPTQYYSKVIEDCISSSTSLTAIYLATSEEEYRNERETVWKDCEVALAALSNYTDQWRNEAVISLVYDVRTKANRLRKEQNNVEQKYFARNADLKEDSKAERVRQVDQLELLTDDVRAVLELIINIQNEEIDRAKAAIHFHTQNLWVIVLPGWMIILTIICIWLAYSINHKLLLRLHVIKNSLRQIAKGNLSNKIKVDDNDEVTPIETALNHLAQDMERLKVFAKDVGAERFDTKEIPFNENGEVGQAFINMRDSLKMIAEKDDQLNWAITGEAHFAKILRDFDENIDELTQVFVSELVKYLGVAQANLYLITQDIHSEKELELKAWFAYDSLKNRKNTIRVGEGLIGETYQENRTLYLENLPNDYLHISSALGKAKPVSLLFVPLKLSEENIGILELAAFKKLENYEIEFVEKVCENITSSIISVLNTTRTRKLLEEAQMQREAVSAQEEEMRQNLEELQATQEEMERKERLIGKMLEEAEAKEIELRKVIAELEAEREQNQEKDEEEKK